Part of the Tolypothrix sp. PCC 7910 genome, TGCATTCAAAGTCTTTCTTTAGAGCAGTTGGAAGCACTGGGAGAGGCTTTATTAGATTTTAGTGCGATTTCCCAAGGGGAAACGGCAGAGCCGAACGCTGATTTGTTAAATTGGCTAGAAGCGAATCAAGCAGTTTAGCCTGGATTTATCTGTAATATATAGTTGTAAAATTTTACTGATTGTTCAAATCACTAGCTTTCAGTATTGTCATAGTTGTTTGGGAAGATAAGCCAACACAAGCTGCTAGTTCTTCTAATGCTACTCGTTCACGTGCGTTTGTATTTAACATTTCCGTTGCAGCTGCAACATAGTCAGGATTCGTCAAGCTAACCTGATGAGGAACAGTGACTTGGGAATTTAAACTAGCAATCCGCTCAGTTTTGGCTCCAGCAACGGCAAGCTGTTGCATTTTATAGGCTGCAATTTTCGTAGCTTGTTGGGCTTGTAAGTAAGCCAGATAGTATTGTAAAACTGCTAGGCGTTTTTGCTGTTTGGCTTCTTGCCAACGAGCTTCTCTCAGGGGTAATTCTTGAATAATGTTCAACAATTTAATGGGATCAAATGTTAATGCAATCCCAAAACTACGTTCGCTTTCAGATGATATTTCGGGCAAGTTGTAATTAGTTGTGGTTTGAGATGGTGAAAATTCCATACTCAAAACATCGGTGAAAGCACGCCATCCCATCGACGCTTTTGCCTCTTGTACTTGTGAAGACTGACGCTGCGCGATCGCTACTAACTGCTCAATAATTTTTAAATCGCGATCGCTAATTTCAGTCTGAAGCGTTTGGGGTTCATCATTATTTAGCTGTTTGTTTTCTGATAACGCTGGTAAAGGCAAACTCATCAGCATTATCAAAAGCAGAATTTTCCCACTATACTGGCAGATTTTCGATACATAACTCATAGTCTATAACTGGGCGAGGCTCTTAAAAAGTTTTGCGTTCCTCCAGATTTGCTAATATCTCTGGACGAGTTCGCCAAACAGGACGCAGTTGCTTGCGTGCAAATAGCGTTAGCTGATCGCTAATGTGGGGTGAAGCTGGTTGAGTAGCGTTACCGTAACTGAGTAAAGCCATTGCTTTGACTGGCTGAGAAAACTCAATAGCTGCAACATAACTATCCCCAGCTACCGCTTGAAAGCGTTCATCTTTAGCGGGAGCAAAATTGAGGACACGGAATATACCTTGATCCCCATCACCACCATTGGCAGGTAAATCTAAGTTACCGCTACGCACGCGGAAAACTTCACCCCACGCTACATCTAGCTTGCCATAAGCTTTTTTAACTTTTGTGGCGGCTATTTGTAGTGCTTTTGCTGCACTTTCTGGATCTTTTAAACCATCAGGCGTGGTACGGGGAGATTTCTCGCTCCAAGGAATAGTAAAGATTTCGTCGTCAGGCATTTCTCG contains:
- a CDS encoding DUF4351 domain-containing protein, coding for MGDLPTKLQECIQSLSLEQLEALGEALLDFSAISQGETAEPNADLLNWLEANQAV